One window of the Carnobacterium maltaromaticum DSM 20342 genome contains the following:
- a CDS encoding SpaA isopeptide-forming pilin-related protein produces the protein MKNKIITLFLVTMLVFQVSSPALIYAEGTATETNSSQHDAEIPATAESSLPTGIAPVEEPTTQVENEENSTEVDTPTKPEEVPTSTQAEENQPVESNEVKPETTNKQPETLIEKAPKLAITDNLFTNIKMYKINGDEVKENDIIPNMSGIKLNMTFSFTNKNYQTGDTFTTQLPPQIAIAKDLSGDFSPMTSAKWAINAATKKLTITFLEDNIASEEYKLSLITSLEKVSNSAEENQEIIFTTTPNETIYHLEVTSNIDSGKSSTAITVGDFNPKTAKIESIFNLDRTDSANRRFTVEPYQSDSKLVFDSVKVSTSDVDFNGVLVGEKTELTEGVDFQVTKKNSGTYQATAEIKLTNKLNKKAIIVESSLSGINGKSYIDDSTSGNEYNYFYSYSYTYEDGKNSQYSFASQNFYTVQPLTTSGKINKETGFIDWTIDYNFNEQPLTTMSKLTTDLANQGVEYIPDSLKIEKIGFNYISGNNYTVIEQGDGADQWGTPSINTNGTIQMNANGATNQAYRVTYSTKITDPTERVITNKISDGTTQKEAKISLIPNLLQKESGKIDVFNQTMEWSITINAEKYTMKNPVIHDYFIDSVVSHTSLTVKKKLSETQFENLTEGIDYKVTLFDETGSPVGAQPNVNGAPASFNGGVRIDLLGEYAQLKDTLVVTINTKLNTSEEETEIKNKATLNYGDVPGVIEYEAKGTFIDPYYTGGQKMGEAAVSDGQYLYQNWLILVNSKGSNFNQTSLSDTLPLGSELVPGSLRFEEVTSQSMLDNMRNYLRYDYNLVPVGDDVYPTKIDTENNALNLEFNKLGSKRVYVKYKTRVKKDWYTYNQLKNKAVVKYDTKTAEYETTVYAYNYEMALTKAVTLDSAKENVANWTVTTKSISTNLPVENPVISDTLDNGSTNAAYDPISFVVKNTATGEKISSDHYSLKITGNTFTITFTDYKAESNIQVTYNTISEFPGGVKSKAQVDSASYVGLNAYYRQAEAAINLGFSSGSGSGIVKTADLTILKVDNLDESTLLAGATFEILKADGTETGLKGDTDAQGELTFTGLPLGDYQLKETKAPTGYDINPEYKTGKLISLTESMLPIKVTNERTFLNSVTLKKTAKESNESLAGAVFELQDETGTPLESALTTDVNGTLTLQDLKVGSYQFVETKAPTGYKLDETPLTFEIKKGQTESVEVAMTNELLPGGVVLTKTDEQSGETLQGAVFELQKNNKEVIQSGLTTDNLGKLAVDELKPGSYQFVETKAPTGYELDTTPVEFTIAKNQSEATEVTMTNKLTPSGIVITKTDDQTGEVLAGAVFELQDSEGKQVQSTLTTDESGKISVNDLAPNAYQLVETKAPVGYQLDATPVPFKIGKGQTEALKIAITNKANPSSVLLTKVDSQTGTVLQGAIFELQDQSGKVLQRDLVTNASGKLAVSGLKPGSYQFVETKAPTGYQLNQEPVVFTLEKDQTEAVNITVSNELIAGVVVLTKIDERSGETLAGAEFDLQDSQGNKLIQHMVTDAAGKLAINDLKANDYQLVETKAPAGYQLDQEPVIFTVEKGQSSALQLSKTNKAKQQTVRVQKKDAKTDELLAGAIFDLQDKDGKVIQKNLETGENGTLEISDLANGDYQLVETKAPTGYKLEQTPMNFSIAQGSDLITVDKYNDQLNNKTLPRTSVSKNNTYTLPKTGENPSVKWMVIGSLVVMTAMLAYIVQRRKGELLK, from the coding sequence ATGAAAAATAAGATCATTACGTTGTTTTTAGTCACAATGCTGGTTTTTCAAGTTTCAAGCCCAGCACTTATTTATGCGGAAGGAACGGCAACTGAAACCAACTCTAGCCAGCACGATGCTGAGATTCCTGCAACAGCAGAAAGTTCGTTGCCAACAGGAATTGCACCAGTTGAAGAACCTACTACGCAGGTAGAAAATGAAGAAAATTCAACTGAAGTAGATACACCTACTAAGCCAGAAGAAGTACCAACTTCAACTCAAGCTGAAGAAAATCAACCAGTAGAATCTAATGAAGTTAAGCCTGAGACTACTAACAAACAGCCTGAAACTTTAATAGAAAAGGCACCAAAATTAGCTATTACAGATAATTTATTTACGAATATAAAAATGTATAAAATCAATGGAGACGAAGTTAAAGAAAATGATATTATTCCGAATATGTCGGGAATTAAATTAAATATGACCTTTTCTTTTACAAATAAAAATTATCAAACAGGAGATACTTTTACGACTCAGTTGCCGCCTCAAATAGCGATTGCCAAAGATTTATCTGGTGATTTCAGTCCGATGACATCAGCAAAATGGGCGATTAATGCAGCCACAAAAAAATTAACAATTACTTTTTTAGAAGATAATATTGCCTCAGAAGAGTACAAATTGAGTTTAATTACTTCGTTAGAAAAAGTATCAAATAGTGCTGAAGAAAACCAAGAAATTATATTTACAACGACTCCAAATGAAACGATTTATCATTTAGAAGTTACCTCAAACATTGATTCAGGAAAAAGTAGCACAGCTATTACAGTAGGGGATTTTAATCCAAAAACAGCTAAAATAGAATCAATATTTAATTTGGATCGGACAGATAGCGCGAATCGTCGATTTACAGTTGAGCCTTACCAAAGTGATAGTAAATTAGTTTTTGATTCAGTAAAAGTTTCAACTAGTGATGTAGACTTTAATGGGGTACTAGTTGGAGAAAAAACGGAGTTGACGGAAGGCGTCGACTTTCAAGTTACGAAAAAAAATAGTGGAACTTATCAAGCAACAGCAGAAATAAAATTAACGAATAAGTTAAATAAAAAAGCGATTATTGTTGAATCTTCCCTCTCAGGAATTAATGGAAAATCTTATATAGATGATTCAACTAGTGGCAATGAGTACAATTATTTTTATTCATATTCTTACACATATGAAGATGGGAAAAATTCACAGTATTCATTTGCTAGTCAAAATTTCTACACGGTTCAGCCATTAACAACTAGTGGAAAAATCAATAAAGAGACAGGATTCATTGATTGGACAATTGATTATAATTTTAACGAACAACCGTTAACAACGATGTCGAAATTAACAACTGATCTGGCCAATCAAGGAGTTGAGTATATTCCTGATTCTTTAAAAATTGAAAAAATTGGATTTAACTATATTAGTGGAAATAACTATACAGTCATTGAACAAGGGGATGGTGCTGATCAGTGGGGAACCCCAAGCATCAACACTAATGGCACGATCCAAATGAATGCCAACGGTGCTACAAATCAAGCGTACCGTGTAACCTATTCAACTAAAATCACTGATCCTACTGAACGCGTGATTACGAATAAAATCAGTGATGGCACTACGCAAAAAGAAGCAAAAATTAGTTTAATTCCAAATTTACTCCAAAAAGAGTCAGGTAAAATTGATGTCTTTAACCAGACAATGGAGTGGAGTATTACAATCAATGCTGAAAAATATACCATGAAAAATCCTGTTATTCATGACTATTTTATTGATTCAGTGGTCAGTCATACCTCTTTAACCGTTAAGAAAAAGTTGTCAGAAACACAATTTGAAAACTTGACGGAAGGAATTGATTATAAAGTCACTCTTTTTGATGAAACAGGGTCGCCAGTGGGTGCACAACCCAATGTAAATGGGGCGCCAGCAAGTTTCAATGGTGGAGTTCGGATTGACCTTCTTGGGGAATACGCTCAATTGAAAGATACCCTAGTTGTGACTATCAATACGAAATTAAATACTTCAGAAGAAGAAACAGAAATTAAAAATAAAGCTACGCTAAATTATGGGGATGTTCCCGGTGTAATCGAGTATGAAGCTAAAGGGACATTTATAGATCCTTACTACACAGGCGGGCAAAAAATGGGTGAAGCAGCTGTCTCAGATGGTCAGTATTTATACCAAAATTGGTTGATTTTAGTGAACTCTAAAGGAAGTAACTTTAATCAAACAAGTCTATCGGATACGTTGCCATTAGGTAGTGAACTTGTACCAGGCTCATTGAGATTTGAGGAAGTAACTAGCCAGTCGATGTTAGATAACATGAGAAATTACTTGCGCTATGATTACAATTTAGTTCCAGTTGGAGATGATGTTTATCCAACAAAAATTGATACAGAAAACAATGCTCTTAATTTAGAATTTAATAAACTGGGTAGTAAACGTGTCTATGTTAAATATAAAACACGAGTGAAAAAAGATTGGTACACCTACAATCAATTGAAAAATAAAGCGGTAGTCAAGTATGACACCAAAACGGCAGAATATGAAACAACCGTTTATGCATACAACTATGAAATGGCTTTAACTAAGGCAGTTACTTTAGATAGTGCTAAAGAAAATGTAGCGAATTGGACAGTCACAACTAAAAGTATTTCAACAAACTTGCCAGTTGAAAATCCGGTGATTTCTGATACTTTGGATAATGGCAGTACGAATGCGGCTTACGATCCAATTTCATTTGTCGTTAAAAATACGGCAACAGGTGAAAAAATAAGTAGTGATCACTATAGCTTGAAAATTACGGGGAATACTTTTACAATAACATTTACAGATTATAAAGCTGAAAGTAATATTCAAGTAACTTATAATACAATTAGCGAATTTCCAGGTGGAGTAAAAAGTAAAGCGCAGGTTGATTCAGCTAGTTATGTTGGTTTAAATGCGTATTACAGACAAGCTGAAGCTGCGATTAATTTAGGTTTCTCCAGTGGGAGTGGTTCTGGAATTGTAAAAACCGCTGATTTAACGATTTTAAAAGTCGATAATTTAGACGAAAGCACATTATTAGCTGGCGCTACTTTTGAAATTTTAAAAGCTGATGGAACTGAAACTGGGTTGAAAGGTGATACAGATGCACAAGGTGAATTAACCTTTACTGGTTTGCCTTTGGGAGACTATCAACTAAAAGAAACCAAAGCACCAACTGGTTATGACATTAATCCAGAATATAAAACAGGTAAATTGATCAGTTTAACTGAGTCGATGCTTCCAATTAAAGTGACAAATGAACGCACCTTTTTAAATAGTGTTACTTTGAAAAAAACAGCTAAAGAATCAAATGAATCTTTAGCAGGGGCTGTTTTTGAATTACAAGATGAAACAGGCACTCCTTTAGAAAGTGCATTAACAACGGATGTGAATGGTACCTTAACATTACAAGATTTGAAAGTTGGATCGTATCAATTTGTTGAAACCAAAGCTCCAACTGGGTATAAATTAGATGAAACTCCATTGACATTTGAAATCAAAAAGGGCCAAACAGAGAGTGTTGAAGTGGCAATGACGAACGAGTTGCTCCCTGGTGGTGTCGTACTAACTAAAACCGATGAACAATCAGGTGAAACTTTACAAGGAGCCGTCTTTGAGCTTCAAAAGAATAACAAAGAAGTGATTCAAAGTGGATTAACTACTGATAATTTGGGTAAATTAGCTGTGGATGAATTGAAACCTGGTTCGTACCAGTTTGTTGAAACAAAAGCGCCAACAGGTTATGAACTAGATACAACACCAGTAGAATTTACGATTGCAAAAAATCAAAGTGAAGCAACAGAAGTCACAATGACAAATAAACTAACGCCTAGTGGTATTGTGATTACTAAAACTGACGATCAAACTGGTGAAGTTTTAGCAGGAGCCGTTTTTGAGCTGCAAGATAGTGAAGGAAAACAAGTTCAAAGTACGTTAACAACGGATGAATCTGGTAAAATCTCCGTCAATGATTTAGCTCCAAATGCATACCAATTGGTTGAAACCAAAGCCCCAGTAGGCTACCAATTAGATGCAACTCCAGTTCCATTTAAAATTGGAAAAGGTCAAACGGAAGCTCTAAAAATAGCTATCACGAATAAAGCTAATCCTAGTAGCGTTCTATTAACTAAAGTGGATAGTCAAACAGGGACGGTTTTACAAGGAGCGATTTTTGAGTTGCAAGATCAAAGTGGAAAGGTTCTTCAAAGGGACTTAGTAACTAATGCTTCAGGCAAATTAGCTGTTTCAGGTTTAAAACCTGGTTCTTATCAATTTGTTGAAACCAAAGCTCCGACAGGCTATCAATTAAATCAAGAACCGGTTGTCTTTACGCTTGAAAAAGACCAGACTGAAGCTGTTAACATAACGGTTTCAAATGAGTTGATTGCAGGTGTTGTGGTCTTAACAAAAATTGATGAGCGCAGTGGCGAAACATTAGCAGGTGCAGAATTTGATTTACAAGATAGCCAAGGGAATAAATTGATTCAACATATGGTAACCGATGCTGCTGGAAAATTAGCTATCAATGATTTAAAAGCAAATGACTATCAGTTAGTTGAGACGAAAGCCCCAGCTGGTTATCAATTAGACCAAGAGCCAGTTATTTTTACAGTAGAAAAGGGGCAATCTTCTGCGCTTCAACTATCTAAAACAAATAAAGCGAAACAGCAAACAGTTAGGGTCCAAAAGAAAGATGCTAAAACAGATGAATTACTAGCAGGAGCTATCTTTGACTTACAAGATAAGGATGGAAAAGTTATCCAGAAGAACCTGGAAACAGGAGAAAATGGAACCTTAGAAATCTCAGATTTAGCTAATGGAGACTATCAATTGGTTGAAACCAAAGCTCCAACGGGCTATAAATTGGAACAAACGCCAATGAACTTTTCTATTGCTCAAGGTAGTGATTTGATTACGGTAGATAAATACAATGATCAACTAAATAATAAGACTTTACCACGAACATCAGTATCAAAAAATAATACCTATACGCTACCTAAAACAGGAGAAAATCCTTCTGTTAAATGGATGGTTATAGGAAGCTTAGTGGTAATGACAGCTATGTTAGCTTATATAGTTCAAAGAAGAAAAGGGGAATTACTAAAATAA
- a CDS encoding metal ABC transporter ATP-binding protein: MIQLKNINVSYFGHNALSDITTTIPTGQSIGIIGPNGAGKSTLLKSMLGVIKKDSGEVYINDQPISGFKKKIAYVAQRSEIDLTFPITVFDTVLTGTYPSLKLFVFPGRKEKERAKLALEKVGLSNLAKKQIGNLSGGQLQRVFIARALAQDADYYFLDEPFVGIDMVSEKIIIDILNELKAQGKTVLTVHHDLHKVVDYFDHLVILNKKLIVSDQIDKAFTAKFIQEAYGDSLGDIVIKGVEG; encoded by the coding sequence GTGATTCAATTAAAAAATATTAATGTGTCCTATTTTGGACATAATGCATTATCAGATATTACAACAACAATACCGACAGGGCAGTCGATTGGAATTATTGGTCCAAATGGAGCTGGGAAATCGACCTTACTTAAATCGATGTTAGGTGTAATCAAAAAAGATTCGGGTGAAGTCTACATAAACGACCAACCTATTTCAGGATTCAAAAAGAAAATTGCTTATGTAGCTCAGCGGAGTGAGATTGATTTAACTTTTCCAATTACCGTCTTTGATACTGTTCTAACTGGAACATACCCAAGTTTAAAATTGTTTGTTTTTCCAGGGAGAAAAGAGAAAGAACGTGCAAAACTGGCTTTAGAAAAAGTTGGGTTAAGTAATCTTGCTAAGAAACAAATCGGCAACCTTTCTGGTGGACAATTACAAAGAGTTTTTATCGCTAGAGCACTTGCACAAGATGCAGATTACTACTTTTTAGACGAACCTTTTGTTGGGATTGATATGGTTAGTGAAAAAATCATTATCGATATTCTCAATGAACTTAAAGCACAGGGGAAAACAGTCTTAACCGTCCATCATGATTTGCATAAAGTCGTGGATTACTTTGACCACTTAGTCATCTTGAATAAAAAGTTGATTGTCTCTGATCAAATTGATAAAGCTTTTACGGCGAAATTTATCCAAGAAGCGTATGGTGATTCTCTAGGGGATATCGTTATAAAAGGAGTGGAGGGGTAA
- a CDS encoding metal ABC transporter permease, with amino-acid sequence MDILFSISDATGLSVTMINALLSSIILGLISGIIGSFIVLRQLSLMGDALSHAVLPGVALSYMFGVNMMVGATFFGLLASILIEFIIKKSKIKTDTSIGIILSTFFALGIILITKAHSGLDLNHVLFGNILAVTPQEIGTSAIILILVLVTVTLLYKELLITSFDPVMSKAYGLKNNFYHYLLMLLLTVFTVSALSQVGIVLVVALLITPAATAYLWSNKLLHMMIMASALGTISGIIGVLISFSYDLPTSAAIVLVGASFFTISFILSPKNGFLKRRKEEITI; translated from the coding sequence ATGGATATTTTATTTTCAATTTCAGATGCAACGGGTCTGTCAGTCACAATGATTAACGCCTTGTTGTCATCGATTATTTTAGGTTTAATTTCAGGCATTATCGGAAGTTTTATTGTTTTAAGACAGCTTTCTTTAATGGGAGATGCTTTATCTCATGCCGTGTTACCAGGTGTGGCACTGTCATATATGTTTGGCGTTAATATGATGGTTGGTGCAACATTTTTTGGACTTTTAGCATCAATTTTAATTGAGTTTATTATCAAAAAAAGCAAAATTAAAACGGATACGTCAATTGGAATTATTTTGAGTACGTTTTTTGCACTAGGAATCATTTTGATAACAAAAGCCCATAGTGGACTTGACTTAAACCATGTTTTATTTGGGAATATCTTAGCTGTTACACCACAAGAAATAGGAACATCAGCGATTATTCTCATTTTAGTACTAGTTACAGTCACATTATTGTATAAAGAATTATTGATTACCTCGTTTGATCCAGTAATGTCAAAAGCATACGGATTGAAGAATAATTTCTATCATTATCTATTGATGTTATTATTGACAGTTTTTACTGTCTCTGCGCTGTCACAAGTCGGGATTGTCTTAGTTGTTGCTTTATTAATTACTCCAGCAGCAACGGCGTATCTTTGGTCAAATAAATTACTTCATATGATGATAATGGCATCAGCATTAGGCACAATCAGTGGAATTATTGGAGTACTAATTAGTTTTAGCTATGATTTGCCAACCAGTGCAGCTATTGTTTTAGTCGGAGCGAGTTTTTTCACCATCTCATTTATACTGTCACCAAAAAATGGATTCTTAAAACGAAGAAAAGAGGAGATAACGATATGA
- a CDS encoding metal ABC transporter substrate-binding protein, with translation MKNKMIYLVGLAVILLTVAGCSAGSSNQDKKKADSTGKIQVVATYSIIADMIENVGGDKVDVYSMVPVGTDPHIYDPTPRDTEAVEKADIVFYNGLNLETGKGWFDKVITNSRKEDVTFAVSKGVEPMYLSEAGQETEEDPHAWLNVQNGIKYVENITDELSKISPENADYFEKNKEAYVAKLTELDTQAKEKMLSIPEENRILVSSEGAFKYFSKQYGLQAEYIWEINTDSQGTPGQMKRIVERIKKDDVKALFVETSISPKTMEAVSRETGVPIVAKIFTDSLADKGEDGDTYYDMIKWNIDKIYEGLSGKTN, from the coding sequence ATGAAAAATAAAATGATTTATTTAGTCGGATTAGCAGTTATATTGCTGACTGTAGCAGGTTGTTCTGCAGGTAGTAGTAACCAAGATAAAAAAAAGGCAGACTCGACAGGGAAAATTCAAGTTGTAGCAACCTATTCAATTATTGCAGATATGATTGAGAATGTGGGCGGGGATAAAGTTGATGTATACAGTATGGTTCCAGTTGGAACGGATCCGCATATTTATGATCCAACCCCTAGAGACACAGAAGCTGTTGAAAAAGCGGACATTGTTTTTTACAATGGCTTAAATCTTGAAACAGGTAAGGGCTGGTTTGATAAAGTTATTACTAATAGTCGTAAGGAAGATGTGACATTTGCTGTTAGTAAGGGTGTTGAACCAATGTATTTAAGCGAAGCAGGTCAAGAAACAGAAGAAGACCCACATGCATGGTTAAATGTTCAAAATGGGATTAAGTACGTTGAGAATATAACCGATGAATTAAGCAAAATCAGTCCAGAAAATGCAGATTATTTCGAAAAAAATAAAGAAGCCTATGTAGCTAAATTAACTGAATTAGACACGCAGGCAAAAGAAAAAATGTTGTCTATTCCTGAAGAAAATCGTATCTTAGTTAGCAGTGAGGGTGCCTTTAAATACTTCTCAAAACAATATGGGCTACAAGCTGAGTATATCTGGGAGATTAATACAGACAGTCAAGGAACACCAGGACAAATGAAACGAATTGTAGAGCGTATTAAAAAGGATGATGTAAAAGCATTGTTTGTGGAGACTAGTATTTCTCCAAAAACAATGGAGGCCGTTTCCAGAGAAACAGGCGTGCCAATTGTGGCAAAAATATTTACTGACTCTTTAGCAGATAAGGGTGAAGATGGCGATACCTACTATGATATGATTAAATGGAACATTGATAAAATATATGAAGGTTTATCTGGAAAAACAAACTAA
- a CDS encoding PTS sugar transporter subunit IIC has protein sequence MEALSAWLEKHLLPIAAKIGAQKHLVALRDAFIGTMPATMAGSVAVMINAIIRDLPPQFFSGYVGGDIPIIKEIISINGYIWNGTLAIAGLIFAFSWGYNLSRAYGVNDLAGGIVSLAASIAGITFSFTGNLATSVPAKMVETINAESATTGWSATSQGITATGWGWIPLNNLDSNFFFTAMVIGFVATMIFCKLMLRDMTIKLPDSVPPAVSKAFAAIIPATVALYSVAVFYWAFAKLIPNMTFLEWIQETIAKPLLGFSQGFGAVVVVTIAIQLFWFFGIHGMNVLAPVLEGVFGVAQLKNLNLFQEGGVELVKAEGYKWVRGSFDAYSMFGGSGGTIVLIVVILIFSKRADYRAVANLSLGPGIFNINEPVMFGLPIVLNPILFIPFMLAPVVSVSIGYFATMLDLVNPVSQSIVWVTPPFLLSFLATGADWRAPIVTLVCVLASFAIWAPFVIAANKMDPNLGESENQEQ, from the coding sequence ATGGAAGCATTATCTGCTTGGCTAGAGAAGCATTTACTCCCGATTGCGGCAAAAATTGGTGCACAGAAACACTTAGTCGCTTTACGTGATGCCTTTATTGGTACAATGCCAGCAACAATGGCCGGTTCAGTAGCGGTTATGATTAACGCAATAATTCGTGATTTACCCCCGCAATTTTTCTCAGGTTATGTTGGTGGAGATATTCCTATAATTAAGGAAATTATTTCTATAAATGGCTATATTTGGAATGGAACTTTAGCTATCGCTGGTTTAATTTTTGCTTTTTCTTGGGGCTATAACCTCTCTCGAGCATATGGTGTCAATGATTTAGCTGGTGGGATTGTTTCATTAGCTGCATCTATTGCAGGTATAACATTCTCATTTACTGGTAACTTGGCAACAAGTGTTCCAGCTAAAATGGTTGAAACAATCAATGCAGAATCAGCAACAACTGGTTGGTCAGCTACTTCTCAAGGAATTACAGCTACTGGTTGGGGTTGGATTCCATTAAATAATTTAGATAGTAATTTCTTCTTTACCGCAATGGTTATCGGTTTCGTTGCAACAATGATTTTTTGTAAATTGATGTTACGAGATATGACAATTAAGTTACCAGATTCAGTACCACCTGCTGTTTCCAAAGCCTTTGCAGCAATTATTCCCGCAACAGTTGCTTTATATTCAGTCGCTGTTTTTTATTGGGCATTCGCAAAATTGATTCCGAATATGACGTTCTTAGAATGGATTCAAGAAACAATTGCTAAACCTTTGCTTGGTTTCTCTCAAGGATTTGGTGCTGTAGTTGTTGTGACTATCGCGATTCAATTATTCTGGTTCTTCGGTATTCACGGTATGAACGTTTTAGCACCCGTTTTAGAAGGTGTCTTTGGTGTTGCACAACTTAAAAACTTAAATCTCTTCCAAGAAGGTGGAGTTGAATTAGTTAAGGCAGAAGGATATAAATGGGTTCGTGGTTCATTTGATGCTTATTCAATGTTTGGTGGTTCAGGAGGAACAATTGTCTTAATCGTTGTTATCTTGATCTTCTCTAAACGTGCGGATTACCGCGCTGTAGCTAATTTATCTCTTGGACCTGGTATTTTTAATATCAATGAACCAGTTATGTTTGGTTTACCAATTGTTTTAAATCCAATTTTATTTATTCCATTTATGCTTGCACCAGTTGTTTCAGTATCCATTGGTTATTTTGCAACGATGTTGGATTTAGTGAATCCAGTTTCTCAATCAATAGTTTGGGTAACTCCTCCGTTCCTATTATCCTTCTTAGCAACAGGAGCTGACTGGCGTGCGCCTATTGTCACATTAGTTTGTGTATTGGCTTCATTTGCAATTTGGGCACCGTTTGTTATTGCAGCCAATAAAATGGATCCTAATTTAGGTGAAAGTGAGAATCAAGAACAATAA
- a CDS encoding thioredoxin family protein gives MKKGVLIGSGVVVLLSTVFFIFIMMNKTETKENMATLTSASGMEIMGLIDEKKDGIIYIGRPTCDKCQAFQPKLEKALAKNNQAILYYNTDEGKKTDIKNFEKIVNVTDIQSVPAVLVVKKGQVTNRLSNFKNQNEINQFLLENKG, from the coding sequence ATGAAAAAGGGAGTTTTGATTGGTAGTGGAGTGGTTGTTCTGTTGAGTACGGTTTTTTTTATTTTTATAATGATGAATAAAACAGAAACAAAAGAAAATATGGCTACTCTTACTTCCGCTTCTGGGATGGAGATTATGGGCTTAATAGATGAAAAAAAGGATGGAATTATTTATATAGGTCGACCAACTTGTGATAAATGTCAGGCTTTTCAGCCAAAGCTTGAAAAGGCACTTGCAAAGAATAATCAAGCTATTCTGTATTACAATACGGATGAAGGTAAGAAAACAGATATAAAAAACTTTGAAAAAATTGTTAATGTGACAGACATTCAATCTGTGCCAGCAGTTCTGGTAGTAAAAAAAGGCCAAGTAACGAATCGTCTTTCCAACTTCAAAAACCAGAATGAAATCAATCAATTTTTGTTAGAAAATAAAGGTTAG
- a CDS encoding glycosyltransferase family 2 protein, whose product MTLADYLLLVAIFSIWGLLLVNVALIIAGYIYYIKIEGKELPEIKGVPPLVTIMVPAHNEGVVIVKTVESLLRFDYPQDRYEIIVINDNSSDNSAELLAAIQAKNPTRQLHIINTDAVVGGKGKSNALNIGFKQAKGDLIAIYDADNTPEKTALRYLVAELSNDEKLGAVVGKFRTRNRNASLLTRFINIETLSFQWMAQAGRWQLFKLCTIPGTNFIMRREIIEAIGGWDEKALAEDTEISFRIYMMGYKIKFQPKAVTWEQEPQTLKVWFRQRTRWVKGNIYVIVKNAPLLFNAKARKIRFDILYFLSIYFLLMTSLVVSDVLLLLNLMGYVTTTLAGFSGLLWLLAIILFVVGTFITITTEKGEMTFGNLGIILLMYVTYSQMWLAVAAYGMVMFIKETVLKREVKWYKTERF is encoded by the coding sequence ATGACGCTAGCAGATTATTTATTACTAGTCGCAATTTTTTCTATTTGGGGATTATTATTAGTTAATGTGGCCTTGATTATTGCGGGCTACATTTATTATATAAAAATAGAAGGAAAGGAACTTCCTGAAATTAAGGGTGTTCCACCGTTGGTGACAATTATGGTCCCGGCCCATAATGAAGGCGTCGTTATTGTAAAGACAGTGGAGTCATTATTGCGCTTTGATTACCCACAAGATCGCTATGAAATTATTGTCATTAATGATAATTCATCAGATAATAGCGCAGAATTATTAGCTGCAATTCAAGCCAAAAATCCAACTCGCCAGCTGCATATTATCAATACGGATGCTGTAGTTGGAGGAAAGGGTAAATCGAATGCTCTGAATATTGGTTTTAAACAGGCTAAAGGGGATTTAATTGCGATTTATGATGCAGATAATACGCCAGAAAAAACAGCATTACGCTATCTTGTAGCAGAACTGAGCAATGACGAAAAATTAGGTGCCGTAGTTGGGAAATTTAGAACTAGAAATCGCAACGCCAGTCTATTGACGCGTTTTATTAATATCGAAACGTTGTCTTTTCAGTGGATGGCTCAAGCAGGTCGTTGGCAATTATTCAAATTATGTACGATTCCTGGTACCAACTTTATCATGAGGCGAGAAATTATTGAAGCAATTGGTGGTTGGGATGAGAAAGCTTTGGCAGAAGATACCGAAATTAGTTTTCGAATTTACATGATGGGTTATAAAATCAAGTTTCAACCTAAAGCGGTAACTTGGGAGCAAGAACCTCAAACCTTAAAGGTCTGGTTTCGTCAACGGACACGCTGGGTAAAAGGCAATATTTATGTTATTGTGAAAAATGCACCGTTATTATTCAACGCAAAAGCACGTAAAATCCGTTTTGATATTTTGTACTTTTTATCCATTTATTTTTTGCTAATGACTTCGTTGGTTGTTTCAGATGTACTGTTGTTACTTAATTTGATGGGCTATGTGACGACAACATTGGCTGGTTTTAGTGGGTTGCTGTGGTTATTAGCAATCATTCTTTTCGTCGTAGGAACATTTATTACGATTACAACTGAAAAGGGTGAAATGACGTTTGGAAATTTGGGCATTATTTTACTTATGTATGTAACATACAGTCAGATGTGGTTAGCTGTTGCGGCATATGGAATGGTAATGTTTATTAAAGAAACAGTTCTAAAACGTGAAGTCAAATGGTATAAAACAGAGCGGTTTTAG